Proteins found in one Podarcis muralis chromosome 5, rPodMur119.hap1.1, whole genome shotgun sequence genomic segment:
- the TAL1 gene encoding T-cell acute lymphocytic leukemia protein 1 isoform X1 — translation MKSKWMLMERPPSDPPRDAAHGAGAAAEGVGEPDLGLGSGSHSVGGVGDRRRGGMALPGEPALLNGVAKETGRPPPSPGPAPPAAPVPVIELVRAGRPIKVADAPSGARQSQRERDGGSSTTTSSSNSRAQRAEPASALALALATAAGTGTGTPPAGASLSSSSSSSNASSDARMVQLSPTAAPALPLQPPARAMLYGLGPPLSTASSGFFGEPDNFSMYSNNRVKRRPSPYEVELSDAETYGGYSSMRQQSPNAGPHTKVVRRIFTNSRERWRQQNVNGAFAELRKLIPTHPPDKKLSKNEILRLAMKYINFLAKLLNDQEEEGNQRGKVSKESGLVQEDLLQDMLSPNSSCGSSLDGAGSPDSFTEEHEPLDPKQHTRALHHSILPIENSAQR, via the exons ATGAAAAGCAAATG gATGCTGATGGAGAGGCCCCCCAGTGACCCGCCGCGGGATGCCGCGCACGGAGCCGGAGCCGCAGCGGAGGGCGTCGGCGAGCCGGACTTGGGCTTGGGCTCGGGCAGCCACAGCGTCGGCGGTGTTGGCGATCGGCGGCGCGGGGGGATGGCCCTCCCGGGGGAGCCGGCGCTGCTCAATGGGGTTGCCAAGGAGACAGGCcggccgcccccctcccccggcccgGCGCCCCCCGCCGCGCCGGTGCCCGTGATCGAGCTGGTGCGCGCCGGGCGCCCTATAAAAGTCGCGGACGCGCCGAGCGGCGCCAGGCAGAGCCAGCGCGAGCGAGACGGaggcagcagcaccaccaccagcagcagcaacagccgaGCGCAGCGCGCCGAGCCGGCCAGCGCCCTTGCCCTCGCCCTCGCCACCGCCGCGGGCACAGGCACGGGCACGCCCCCCGCCGGCGCcagcctcagcagcagcagcagcagcagcaacgccaGCAGCGACGCCCGCATGGTGCAGCTCAGCCCCACGGCAGCCCCTGCGCTCCCGCTCCAGCCACCTGCGCGAGCCATGCTCTACGGCCTCGGCCCCCCGCTCAGCACCGCCAGCAG TGGTTTCTTTGGAGAGCCAGATAACTTCTCAATGTACAGCAACAACCGAGTGAAAAGAAGACCGTCCCCCTATGAAGTGGAGCTCTCTGATG CAGAAACCTATGGCGGGTACTCCTCCATGCGACAGCAGAGTCCCAATGCTG GTCCTCACACAAAGGTGGTCCGTCGAATATTCACAAATAGCCGGGAGAGGTGGAGGCAGCAGAATGTCAATGGAGCTTTTGCTGAGCTCCGCAAGCTCATCCCAACTCACCCACCTGACAAAAAGCTGAGCAAGAATGAAATCTTACGCCTAGCTATGAAATACATCAATTTCTTGGCCAAGCTGCTCAATGaccaggaagaagaaggaaaccAAAGGGGAAAAGTCAGCAAAGAGAGTGGCCTCGTGCAAGAGGACCTTCTTCAGGACATGTTGTCTCCAAACTCAAGCTGTGGAAGCTCATTAGATGGAGCAGGAAGCCCAGACAGTTTCACAGAAGAACATGAACCATTAGACCCCAAGCAGCACACAAGAGCTCTCCACCATTCTATTCTTCCCATTGAAAACAGTGCGCAGCGATGA
- the TAL1 gene encoding T-cell acute lymphocytic leukemia protein 1 isoform X3: MKSKWMLMERPPSDPPRDAAHGAGAAAEGVGEPDLGLGSGSHSVGGVGDRRRGGMALPGEPALLNGVAKETGRPPPSPGPAPPAAPVPVIELVRAGRPIKVADAPSGARQSQRERDGGSSTTTSSSNSRAQRAEPASALALALATAAGTGTGTPPAGASLSSSSSSSNASSDARMVQLSPTAAPALPLQPPARAMLYGLGPPLSTASSGFFGEPDNFSMYSNNRVKRRPSPYEVELSDGPHTKVVRRIFTNSRERWRQQNVNGAFAELRKLIPTHPPDKKLSKNEILRLAMKYINFLAKLLNDQEEEGNQRGKVSKESGLVQEDLLQDMLSPNSSCGSSLDGAGSPDSFTEEHEPLDPKQHTRALHHSILPIENSAQR, translated from the exons ATGAAAAGCAAATG gATGCTGATGGAGAGGCCCCCCAGTGACCCGCCGCGGGATGCCGCGCACGGAGCCGGAGCCGCAGCGGAGGGCGTCGGCGAGCCGGACTTGGGCTTGGGCTCGGGCAGCCACAGCGTCGGCGGTGTTGGCGATCGGCGGCGCGGGGGGATGGCCCTCCCGGGGGAGCCGGCGCTGCTCAATGGGGTTGCCAAGGAGACAGGCcggccgcccccctcccccggcccgGCGCCCCCCGCCGCGCCGGTGCCCGTGATCGAGCTGGTGCGCGCCGGGCGCCCTATAAAAGTCGCGGACGCGCCGAGCGGCGCCAGGCAGAGCCAGCGCGAGCGAGACGGaggcagcagcaccaccaccagcagcagcaacagccgaGCGCAGCGCGCCGAGCCGGCCAGCGCCCTTGCCCTCGCCCTCGCCACCGCCGCGGGCACAGGCACGGGCACGCCCCCCGCCGGCGCcagcctcagcagcagcagcagcagcagcaacgccaGCAGCGACGCCCGCATGGTGCAGCTCAGCCCCACGGCAGCCCCTGCGCTCCCGCTCCAGCCACCTGCGCGAGCCATGCTCTACGGCCTCGGCCCCCCGCTCAGCACCGCCAGCAG TGGTTTCTTTGGAGAGCCAGATAACTTCTCAATGTACAGCAACAACCGAGTGAAAAGAAGACCGTCCCCCTATGAAGTGGAGCTCTCTGATG GTCCTCACACAAAGGTGGTCCGTCGAATATTCACAAATAGCCGGGAGAGGTGGAGGCAGCAGAATGTCAATGGAGCTTTTGCTGAGCTCCGCAAGCTCATCCCAACTCACCCACCTGACAAAAAGCTGAGCAAGAATGAAATCTTACGCCTAGCTATGAAATACATCAATTTCTTGGCCAAGCTGCTCAATGaccaggaagaagaaggaaaccAAAGGGGAAAAGTCAGCAAAGAGAGTGGCCTCGTGCAAGAGGACCTTCTTCAGGACATGTTGTCTCCAAACTCAAGCTGTGGAAGCTCATTAGATGGAGCAGGAAGCCCAGACAGTTTCACAGAAGAACATGAACCATTAGACCCCAAGCAGCACACAAGAGCTCTCCACCATTCTATTCTTCCCATTGAAAACAGTGCGCAGCGATGA
- the TAL1 gene encoding T-cell acute lymphocytic leukemia protein 1 isoform X2, giving the protein MKSKWMLMERPPSDPPRDAAHGAGAAAEGVGEPDLGLGSGSHSVGGVGDRRRGGMALPGEPALLNGVAKETGRPPPSPGPAPPAAPVPVIELVRAGRPIKVADAPSGARQSQRERDGGSSTTTSSSNSRAQRAEPASALALALATAAGTGTGTPPAGASLSSSSSSSNASSDARMVQLSPTAAPALPLQPPARAMLYGLGPPLSTASSGFFGEPDNFSMYSNNRVKRRPSPYEVELSDETYGGYSSMRQQSPNAGPHTKVVRRIFTNSRERWRQQNVNGAFAELRKLIPTHPPDKKLSKNEILRLAMKYINFLAKLLNDQEEEGNQRGKVSKESGLVQEDLLQDMLSPNSSCGSSLDGAGSPDSFTEEHEPLDPKQHTRALHHSILPIENSAQR; this is encoded by the exons ATGAAAAGCAAATG gATGCTGATGGAGAGGCCCCCCAGTGACCCGCCGCGGGATGCCGCGCACGGAGCCGGAGCCGCAGCGGAGGGCGTCGGCGAGCCGGACTTGGGCTTGGGCTCGGGCAGCCACAGCGTCGGCGGTGTTGGCGATCGGCGGCGCGGGGGGATGGCCCTCCCGGGGGAGCCGGCGCTGCTCAATGGGGTTGCCAAGGAGACAGGCcggccgcccccctcccccggcccgGCGCCCCCCGCCGCGCCGGTGCCCGTGATCGAGCTGGTGCGCGCCGGGCGCCCTATAAAAGTCGCGGACGCGCCGAGCGGCGCCAGGCAGAGCCAGCGCGAGCGAGACGGaggcagcagcaccaccaccagcagcagcaacagccgaGCGCAGCGCGCCGAGCCGGCCAGCGCCCTTGCCCTCGCCCTCGCCACCGCCGCGGGCACAGGCACGGGCACGCCCCCCGCCGGCGCcagcctcagcagcagcagcagcagcagcaacgccaGCAGCGACGCCCGCATGGTGCAGCTCAGCCCCACGGCAGCCCCTGCGCTCCCGCTCCAGCCACCTGCGCGAGCCATGCTCTACGGCCTCGGCCCCCCGCTCAGCACCGCCAGCAG TGGTTTCTTTGGAGAGCCAGATAACTTCTCAATGTACAGCAACAACCGAGTGAAAAGAAGACCGTCCCCCTATGAAGTGGAGCTCTCTGATG AAACCTATGGCGGGTACTCCTCCATGCGACAGCAGAGTCCCAATGCTG GTCCTCACACAAAGGTGGTCCGTCGAATATTCACAAATAGCCGGGAGAGGTGGAGGCAGCAGAATGTCAATGGAGCTTTTGCTGAGCTCCGCAAGCTCATCCCAACTCACCCACCTGACAAAAAGCTGAGCAAGAATGAAATCTTACGCCTAGCTATGAAATACATCAATTTCTTGGCCAAGCTGCTCAATGaccaggaagaagaaggaaaccAAAGGGGAAAAGTCAGCAAAGAGAGTGGCCTCGTGCAAGAGGACCTTCTTCAGGACATGTTGTCTCCAAACTCAAGCTGTGGAAGCTCATTAGATGGAGCAGGAAGCCCAGACAGTTTCACAGAAGAACATGAACCATTAGACCCCAAGCAGCACACAAGAGCTCTCCACCATTCTATTCTTCCCATTGAAAACAGTGCGCAGCGATGA